CGACGTGACGCGCCTGCAGGCCAAAGGGCAGCCGCTTGATCGTGCAGATATTACGCTCAAAGACGCCGTAAACCGGGTGCTGCATTTACCGGCGGTGGCGGAAAAAACCTTCCTGATAACCATTGGCGATCGCAGCGTGACCGGGATGGTGGCGCGGGATCAGATGGTCGGGCCCTGGCAGATCCCGGTGGCAGACTGCGCGGTAACCACCGCAAGCCTGGACAGCTACTACGGTGAGGCGATGGCCATTGGCGAGCGCGCACCGGTTGCGCTGCTTGATTTCGCCGCCTCTGCGCGCCTGGCGGTGGGGGAAGCGTTAACCAACATCGCCGCCACCCGGATTGGCGATATTAAGCAGATTAAGCTGTCGGCAAACTGGATGGCGGCAGCCGGACACCCGGGGGAAGATGCCGGGCTCTATGAGGCGGTTAAGGCCATCGGTGAGGAGCTGTGCCCGCAACTGGGGCTGACTATCCCGGTGGGCAAAGACTCTATGTCGATGAAAACCCGCTGGCAGCAGGGCGAAGAGCAGCGCGAGATGACCTCGCCCCTGTCGCTGGTTATCTCTGCCTTTGCCCGGGTGGAAGATGCCCGCCATACCGTGACGCCGCAGCTTTCCGTTGATGACAACGCACTGCTGCTGATTGATCTGGGCAAAGGCCACAATGGGCTGGGCGCCACCGCGCTGGCCCAGGTCTACCGCCAGTTAGGGGATAAACCCGCCGACGTGCGCGATGTGGCGCAGCTGAAAGGCTTTTACGATGCCATCCAGGCCCTGGTGGCCCAGCAGAAACTGCTGGCTTACCACGACCGTGGCGATGGCGGCCTGCTGGTGACCCTGGCGGAAATGGCTTTTGCCGGTCACTGCGCTGTTGATGTGGATATCGCAGCGCTGGGAGAGGACCATCTGGCTGCTCTGTTTAACGAAGAGCTGGGGGCCGTTATCCAGGTGGCGGCGCAGGATCAGGACGCGGTCATGAGCATTCTGCAGGCCCACGGGCTTGGCGACTGCTGCCACTGGCTGGGCCGTGCGCTGCCCGGCGACAGCTTCACCCTGCGTGCCGGTGAACAGACACTGTTTAACGAGCCGCGCAGTACGCTGCGCCTGTGGTGGGCGGAAACCACCTGGCAGATGCAGCGCCTGCGCGACAACCCGGAGTGTGCCGATCAGGAGCACGACGCGAAGAAAGACGAGCAGGATCCGGGGCTCAATGTGGTGCTGAGCTACGATATCGGGGCGGATATTGCCGCGCCGTTTATCGCCACCGGCGCACGCCCGAAAGTTGCCGTCCTGCGCGAGCAGGGGGTGAACTCTCATGTGGAGATGGCGGCGGCGTTCCACCGGGCCGGTTTTGACGCAATCGACGTCCATATGAGTGATTTGCTGGCCGGTCAGCGCGGGCTGGCGGAGTTCCAGGCGCTGGTTGCCTGTGGCGGCTTCTCCTACGGGGATGTGCTGGGTGCCGGTGAAGGGTGGGCGAAGTCTATTCTGTTTAACTCACGGGTACGCGATGAGTTTGCGGCCTTCTTCAGCCGCCCGCAGACGCTGGCCCTCGGGGTATGTAATGGCTGCCAGATGATGTCTAACCTGCGGGAGCTTATCCCGGGCAGTGAGCTGTGGCCGCGCTTTGTGCGTAATACCTCCGACCGTTTTGAAGCCCGCTTCAGCCTGGTGGAAGTGGCGGCAAGCCCGTCCCTGCTGTTACAGGGGATGGAAGGCTCACGGATGCCGATCGCCGTTTCTCACGGGGAAGGGCGGGTCGAAGTGCGCGACGCCGCGCATCTGGCGGCGCTGGAAAGCCAGGGGCTGGTGGCGCTGCGCTATATGGATAACCACGGCCAGGCGACCGAACGCTACCCGGCCAACCCGAACGGCTCGCCAAACGGTATTACGGCGGTCACATCTCAGGGCGGCAGGGTAACGATTATGATGCCGCACCCGGAGCGGGTATTCCGCACTGTGAGTAACTCCTGGCACCCGGCGCAGTGGGGCGAGGATAGCCCGTGGATGCGCATCTTCCGCAACGCCCGTAAACAACTGGGCTGACCGGTAACCTGAGCAGGCGCGCCGTGGTGTGCCTGCTCAGGGGATGGCCGGTGTCTGGCAGTGACGACAGTCCGTCATATGAATGTCTCCATATGGCGACACTTAACCCCATGAAATAGCGTGAGTTATATTTTTATGAGTGTAGTTGTCTCTGTATGGCGACAGTTTCCCGCCCGCGCTATCCGCACTGGCTGAGTAATGCATTTAAAAACAGAGAGTTAAAAAACTGGCACGCAATGTGCTATATCCTGAACAGTGGCTCATTCACCCAATTATGTCAGCCCCGGATCTTCCGGCTGTTGCTACATAAAACACCGAATGACGCACTCAAAGGTGCCTGCCGTCCAGCTTCTGATAAGCGATTTATCAGCCATCGGGCGAAACGTTGAGTAAGGCACCGCCTGTTTCCACAATAAAGGCAGCGCCCGGGCGCTGCCTTTATTGTTTCTGTATTGTTTCTGCGCTTTTCTCTTCCCGGTCACTCAGTTAGCATCGTCCTGTCTGAATTGCTGAGGCTCCGATGTTGAAACGCTGGTCGCTCTTCCCCCGTTCGTTACGCCAGATGGTGATGATGGCGTTCATCCTGGTGCTGGCCCCTTTACTGGTGCTGGCCTGGCAGGCATGGCAAAGCCTGAATACCCTGAGCGATCAGGCGGCCCGGACCAACCGGATGACCCTGGTCGAGGCCCGGCGTAGTGAGGCCATGACCAACGCGGCACTGGAAATGGAGCGCAGCTACCGCCAGTTCTGTGTGCTGGATGACGCGACCTTTGCCAAAGTCTACCAGGATCAGCGCCGCCGCTACGGGCAGATGCTGGATGCCCAGGCGGGCATGCTGCCCGATAACCGCATCTGGCAGACGCTGCGTGACAACCTGGATAATCTGGCG
This Shimwellia blattae DSM 4481 = NBRC 105725 DNA region includes the following protein-coding sequences:
- the purL gene encoding phosphoribosylformylglycinamidine synthase, with the translated sequence MMEILRGSPALSAFRINKLLAGFQAASLPVNAIYAEYVHFAGLDGALTQEEHTRLQRLLKYGPSLAEHTPAGKLILVTPRPGTISPWSSKATDIAHNCGLVQIQRLERGVAWYVDAPQLTDGQWQQVSAMLHDRMMETVFSDMAQAEQLFRHREPAPVQSVDIQGEGRQALVEANLRLGLALADDEIDYLLDAFTTLGRNPNDIELYMFAQANSEHCRHKIFNADWVIDGQQQPKSLFKMIKNTFEKTPDHVLSAYKDNAAVMEGSDVGRFFASHDGQHYDYHQEAAHILMKVETHNHPTAISPWPGAATGSGGEIRDEGATGRGAKPKAGLVGFSVSNLRIPGFEQPWEEDFGKPDRIVSALDIMTEGPLGGAAFNNEFGRPALTGYFRTYEERVDSHNGHELRGYHKPIMLAGGIGNIRAEHVQKGEIPAGAKLIVLGGPAMNIGLGGGAASSMASGQSDADLDFASVQRDNPEMERRCQEVIDRCWQLGEANPILFIHDVGAGGLSNAMPELVSDGGRGGRFELRDILSDEPGMSPLEVWCNESQERYVLAVAPEQLALFDALCRRERAPYAVIGEATEAQHLTLNDSYFNNQPIDMPLDVLLGKTPKMTRDVTRLQAKGQPLDRADITLKDAVNRVLHLPAVAEKTFLITIGDRSVTGMVARDQMVGPWQIPVADCAVTTASLDSYYGEAMAIGERAPVALLDFAASARLAVGEALTNIAATRIGDIKQIKLSANWMAAAGHPGEDAGLYEAVKAIGEELCPQLGLTIPVGKDSMSMKTRWQQGEEQREMTSPLSLVISAFARVEDARHTVTPQLSVDDNALLLIDLGKGHNGLGATALAQVYRQLGDKPADVRDVAQLKGFYDAIQALVAQQKLLAYHDRGDGGLLVTLAEMAFAGHCAVDVDIAALGEDHLAALFNEELGAVIQVAAQDQDAVMSILQAHGLGDCCHWLGRALPGDSFTLRAGEQTLFNEPRSTLRLWWAETTWQMQRLRDNPECADQEHDAKKDEQDPGLNVVLSYDIGADIAAPFIATGARPKVAVLREQGVNSHVEMAAAFHRAGFDAIDVHMSDLLAGQRGLAEFQALVACGGFSYGDVLGAGEGWAKSILFNSRVRDEFAAFFSRPQTLALGVCNGCQMMSNLRELIPGSELWPRFVRNTSDRFEARFSLVEVAASPSLLLQGMEGSRMPIAVSHGEGRVEVRDAAHLAALESQGLVALRYMDNHGQATERYPANPNGSPNGITAVTSQGGRVTIMMPHPERVFRTVSNSWHPAQWGEDSPWMRIFRNARKQLG